The Treponema sp. OMZ 790 genome includes the window TAGACGTTTTGCGCGATATGGAAAAAGAAGGAAAGATCGGAAAGCTTCATGACAAGTACTATACAACGGTAGGAAACGGTACCGCTGTAAAGCGCTCAAAGAAATTTGCCGAAGAATTTGTTCAAAAGCTTGTGAACGACGGAGTGCAGGCTGTAATTCTTACCTCCACGTGAGGCACATGTACTCGTTGCGGTGCAACGATGGTTAAAGAAATCGAGAGACATCTCCCGGTAGTACATATTGCAACTGTTGTTCCTATCTCAAAGACTGTTGGTGCAAACAGAATTGTGCCGGCCGTAGCTATTCCTCACCCGCTCGGTGATCCTAAAATGAACGATGCAGATGAGAAAAAACTCCGCCGCGCCCTTGTTGAAAAAGCATTAAAAGCTCTTGAAACACCCGTTTCCGAGCAAACCGTTTTTTAATTTAGCTTTTTAAACTAAAAGCCCCCTTGCCTTTAGAGCCAGGGGGCTTTTTTTATGATTTTAATTGAAAATTAGTTTTTATATAGTATTTTTTTTTAGAATATGTTACACTTAATGCGGAGGGATTTTATGTCTTATGCTTCCTTAGAAAAGAAAATGAATAATCTGACTATCGAACAACAACAATCTGTCTTTGATTATATTAATTTCTTGTTATATAAAAATAATGCGAATAAAAAGAAAACTGTCTATAGAACCCCCGGTGGTTTGAAAGGCTCTTTTTATATGTCGGATGATTTTGATAAAACGCCTGAATGTTTTGAAGGATATATTTAATGTATTTGCTCGATACACATACCCTGTTATGGTTCTTAAATGATTCTCCTAAATTGTCAAAGAGAGCTCTTGAGATAATAACCACAGAGGGTAAAATTTTTTTTAGTATTGTTTCACTATGGGAAATAGCAATTAAGAAGACTATAGGGAAACTTGATTTGGATTCTTCCATTTCGGAGATTGAAGCTTTATGTTATGAAAAAGATATTTCACTTATACAAATTAAAGCAAAACATCTGGATAAAATAATAGAGCTTCCAAATATACATAGTGATCCTTTTGATCGTCTAATTATTGCACAGTCTATAATTGAAAATCTTATTCTTATTACAAAAGATATAAATATTCCTCATTATCCTGTTAAAACTGTGTGGTAGTCATGCAGTCTATTAATTTAATATCTTTCCCTGAACCGATTTTAAGAAGGCGGGTGAAAAAATCGTCTTCATCTTCGGTGTGGGCAATTTCAAAAATTATCTTTTCTTGAGAACTTCCTAAAAGCTTGTTTCTTTCGCTGCGGTAGCGCTTAACGGTTTCTACATCCATTCCGGCTTCTATTTCGTCTATGAGTATGATATCGGCTTCCTTTGCACGGGCAAAAAGTTTTAGGGCGAGGAGTTTTTTTCTCATGCCGCCTGAAATATTTTTTGCATTGTCTTCGAGGATAAAATTTAAAAGATCTTCATCGGTTTTTGTTTTTGAAAAATCCCATGTCTTTAAAAAGCTTGTGATATCTTTCGCTGTAAGGCCCGTTTTCATGACTTCAAAATAATTTTCGGTTGTTTCATTTAAAATGAACTCATCCTGACTTATATAAAGAATTTTGTTCTTTTTAAATTGAGATGAGTATTCCTTT containing:
- a CDS encoding DUF2281 domain-containing protein produces the protein MSYASLEKKMNNLTIEQQQSVFDYINFLLYKNNANKKKTVYRTPGGLKGSFYMSDDFDKTPECFEGYI
- a CDS encoding type II toxin-antitoxin system VapC family toxin, yielding MYLLDTHTLLWFLNDSPKLSKRALEIITTEGKIFFSIVSLWEIAIKKTIGKLDLDSSISEIEALCYEKDISLIQIKAKHLDKIIELPNIHSDPFDRLIIAQSIIENLILITKDINIPHYPVKTVW